A genomic region of Colletotrichum destructivum chromosome 5, complete sequence contains the following coding sequences:
- a CDS encoding Putative O-methyltransferase domain, S-adenosyl-L-methionine-dependent methyltransferase superfamily, producing MSDAVKTFLQAANGLADSIENEDDRVRVLSALHELVGKIESPWDTLVRLSLSQPMTSAALKVLRDLRLFERWQQNGNSPMTSAQLAGLANGCDAALLHRLLRLLAANHLVEMTPDGKYKPTRFCMKLAEPDFGITAEFYRQYFIPMCTHMPEFFAKTGYQNPRRSRVTIFDSTFNYGGGLFKYLEEHPDQGETFNVVQKTSTSIQARWTSIYPSHRLLDYDPKLPLLVDVGGSAGQDIQCFYEKYPETASGLYLEDLPAVLADKASPLARGINKVPYDFFTPQPIKHARAYYMHQILHDWPDRPARKILEMQKTAMRPGYSRILIHDHVINDNGPVHPHAASFDMGMMAFGSAQERTEKEWEALITSAGLRIVKIWRIASAAQGVIEVDLPLERSKL from the exons ATGTCGGACGCGGTGAAGACCTTTCTGCAAGCCGCCAACGGGCTCGCAGACTCCATCGAGAACGAAGACGACCGAGTCAGGGTTCTTTCTGCGCTACATGAGCTTGTCGGCAAGATCGAGTCGCCGTGGGACACCCTTGTGAGATTGTCTCTGAGTCAA CCCATGACATCAGCCGCGTTGAAAGTACTCAGAGATTTGCGACTCTTCGAGCGATGGCAACAGAACGGAAACTCGCCGATGACAAGCGCCCAGCTGGCAGGCCTAGCTAATGGCTGTGATGCCGCCCTTCTTC ATCGACTACTCCGCCTCTTGGCGGCAAACCACCTTGTTGAGATGACACCCGATGGGAAATACAAGCCGACTCGGTTCTGCatgaagctcgccgagccgGACTTTGGCATAACGGCCGAGTTCTA TCGCCAATACTTCATTCCCATGTGCACCCACATGCCGGAATTCTTCGCCAAAACAGGCTACCAGAACCCCAGAAGGAGCCGTGTCACCATCTTTGACTCCACTTTCAACTACGGGGGCGGGCTTTTCAAGTATCTCGAGGAGCACCCCGACCAGGGAGAGACCTTCAACGTCGTGCagaagacgtcgacgtcgatccAGGCCAGGTGGACTTCGATCTACCCCAGCCACAGGCTCCTCGACTACGATCCGAAGCTGCCCCTCCTCGTAGATGTAGGAGGCAGTGCTGGCCAGGATATCCAGTGCTTCTATGAGAAATATCCCGAGACCGCGTCCGGGCTGtacctcgaggacctccccgccgtcctcgcggACAAGGCTTCCCCTCTCGCCAGGGGTATCAACAAGGTCCCGTACGACTTCTTCACCCCCCAGCCCATTAAGC ATGCCCGCGCCTACTACATGCACCAGATCCTCCATGACTGGCCCGACAGGCCAGCCCGTAAGATTCTCGAGATGCAAAAAACGGCCATGAGACCCGGGTACAGCAGGATCCTAATCCACGACCATGTGATCAACGACAACGGACCCGTCCACCCACACGCCGCCAGCTTTGACATGGGCATGATGGCTTTTGGGTCTGCGCAAGAGCGTACGGAGAAGGAGTGGGAGGCGTTGATCACTTCGGCCGGCCTCAGAATTGTCAAGATCTGGAGGATTGCATCCGCGGCCCAGGGCGTCATTGAAGTCGATTTGCCTCTGGAGAGGTCCAAGCTGTAG
- a CDS encoding Putative transient receptor potential channel Flc/Pkd2 codes for MHICMKASRSSSPSAGRATQAVRMTLVGLLLSTLPQQTCAAYVQVQDCYDQLSRSGGDGVSPLPRLHLEGLTASLDVHEGAAAAQLRLNLTGSRPGQKTCDFQLAPRTPGSLQVAAMGGFESYENTAVNVSCRASGSAESERALITHAFDYKIASPKTLDSLDVSLQLRDANGLSYACAKAHVTPSLNRSLADAALYAPIAVFLVVLAVALWHESSDMASLSDSVLQIGPLMREPTRSHLTRIAECLSYLQHVFFSAALSLDYPGFLRPVAAKASWSTLMIPRGPILTTSPYYGVRDGIYEVNGTFGGTNGLELMTQVMGAPVTMRTWANVASLSLILLATLAALVQLGYRLPLTSGFLRGESARRLRGTADYGLRGTAWTVLRVFLTYFLAPITAWTTYQFTFAAFLPAYQVAVAAVVVALLAAALWWGIVQNSPRNLGYLLIDASPKHLLQTPGILSRSQDRYAMAAFALMFVRGAAAGGLQVAGLAQLLALAACEVVQLLVAGFTWRVFPLARVAGLLTAAKLLVYFLCIAFLPGIAGHYARAVVGLVILVIHAVVLVVMFLLPSLFGAGALLAHSVSKVLDAKQIDGGEGLEQYRLDQLPLPRQINARRASSRLSFDEADLGPRNPSSLLVSPTASIRARPGHDDAGSYVYSHRRGISFSSSSDGSRPSVDDVGLGKAEERPDGHEGAGGEADHDCPGPAPRHLIHD; via the exons ATGCACATATGTATGAAAGCGTCACgctcgtcgtccccgtcggCTGGCCGGGCGACACAGGCCGTCCGGATgaccctcgtcggcctgctgtTATCCACGCTCCCGCAACAGACATGCGCCGCCTACGTCCAGGTCCAAGACTGCTACGATCAGTTGTCCcggagcggcggcgacggcgtctccCCGCTCCCGCGTCTTCACCTTGAGGGCCTCACGGCATCGCTCGACGTCCacgaaggcgccgccgccgcgcagcTCCGGCTGAACCTAACCGGAAGCCGACCAGGCCAGAAAACGTGCGACTTTCAACTCGCCCCGCGGACTCCCGGCAGTCTccaggtcgccgccatgGGAGGCTTCGAGTCCTACGAAAACACGGCGGTCAACGTCTCCTGCAGGGCATCCGGAAGCGCCGAGTCTGAACGGGCGCTCATTACCCACGCGTTTGACTACAAGATCGCCAGCCCCAAGACATTGGATAGCCTCGACGTATCGCTCCAGCTCCGGGATGCGAACGGCCTCTCCTACGCCTGCGCAAAGGCGCACGTAACCCCGTCGCTGAACCGGTCGCTCGCTGACGCCGCCCTCTACGCCcccatcgccgtcttcctcgtcgtcctcgccgtcgcgctcTGGCACGAATCCTCCGACATGGCCTCCCTCTCCGACAGCGTCCTCCAGATTGGGCCCCTCATGCGCGAGCCGACCCGCTCGCATCTCACCCGCATCGCCGAGTGCCTCTCTTACCTCCAGcatgtcttcttctccgccgccctctccctcgACTATCCGGGCTTCCTCCGCCCTGTGGCCGCGAAGGCGAGCTGGTCGACCCTCATGATACCCCGCGGCCCAATCCTCACGACGTCCCCCTACTACGGCGTCAGGGACGGCATCTACGAGGTCAACGGCACCTTCGGCGGCACCAACGGCCTCGAACTCATGACGCAGGTCATGGGCGCCCCTGTCACGATGCGCACCTGGGCCAACGTCGCCTCTCTGTCACTGATCCTCCTCGCGACcctcgcggccctcgtccagcttgGCTACAGGCTGCCTCTGACCAGCGGCTTCCTCCGCGGCGAGTCggctcgccgcctccggggCACGGCGGACTACGGCCTCCGGGGCACGGCCTGGACCGTCTTGCGCGTGTTCCTGACGTACTTCCTCGCCCCGATCACCGCCTGGACGACGTATCAGTTCACCTTCGCCGCCTTCCTGCCCGCGTACCaagtcgccgtcgccgccgttgtcgtcgccctgctcgccgccgcgctgtGGTGGGGCATCGTGCAGAACAGCCCGCGCAACCTGGGCTACCTGCTCATCGACGCATCTCCTAAGCACCTCCTCCAGACGCCGGGGATCCTCTCGCGCAGCCAGGACCGGTACGCTATGGCAGCTTTCGCGCTCATGTtcgtccgcggcgccgcggcgggcggcttGCAGGTCGCAGGGCTGGCGCAGCTCCTCGCGCTCGCCGCGTGCGAGGTCGTCCAgctgctcgtcgccggcttcacCTGGCGCGTTTTCCCGCTGGCGAGGGTCGCCGGCTtgctgacggcggccaagCTGCTCGTCTACTTCCTCTGCATCGCCTTCCTTCCGGGTATCGCCGGCCACTACGCGAGGGCTGTCGTCGGGCTTGTCATCCTAGTGATTCATGCCGTAGTCTTGGTGGTTATGTTCCTGCTGCCGTCCCtgttcggcgccggcgcgctgCTCGCGCACTCTGTATCCAAGGTTTTGGATGCCAAGCAGATagatggaggagaagggctgGAG CAATACCGACTCGAtcagcttcctcttccacgGCAGATAAACGCCAGACGCGCCTCGTCACGTCTCTCTTTCGACGAGGCAGACCTGGGCCCCCGCAACCCGTCGAGTCTCCTTGTTTCACCTACGGCGAGCATCAGAGCGCGCCCAggccacgacgacgctgGGAGTTATGTCTACTCACATAGGCGCGGCATCTCGTTTTCTTCGAGCTCGGATGGATCTCGTCCATCCGTGGACGATGTTGGCCTGGGAAAGGCAGAGGAGAGACCTGATGGTcacgaaggcgccggcggcgaggccgatcATGATTGTCCGGGACCTGCTCCGCGACATCTTATCCACGATTAA